The DNA segment GGTGCGGTACACCGACTGCTCAGAGAGTGGAGCGAGAGCGACACCTGGGAATCGTTCGGCGGCGGCGTCAGCGCCGACGGCTCCGACGCGACCGCGGACCCCGAAGCGAAGGCGGAGGCCGTCTCGGAGGGGCCGACAGAAATCGACGTCACGGCCAGCGTCCGGGAGTGGGTCGGCGGCGAGCCCAACCACGGGTGGGCGATCCTTCCCCTCGGCGACGATGGGTGGGACTTCTCGACCGCCGAGGGCGACGCGCCGCCGCAGCTAACCGTGACGTTTGAACCCGGCGACGGCGGCGATGACGATAGCGAGGACGGCACCGGCGACGGCAGCGATGGCGGTGACGGCACCGGCGACGGCGGAGACGGCGGGGACGAACCGAACGAACCACTCCCCGGCGACGCGGACGGCGACGGCGACGTAGACGATGCCGATGTCGATCTCGCCCAGCGACACGTCGCAAACGAGGACGTCGACATCGACCGCGAGGCCGCGGACATGGACGACGACGGTGAGATCGACATCACGGACGTCGTCGAGATAGTCGACGAGACGGGAGGACGATGACCCGACGAATCGGCGTCGGCGGTCTGCGCCACGCGACCGTCGTCGTCGTGACGACGGCGCTGCTCCTCGGAGCGGCCCTCTCGGGCGCCACCGTCGGCGTCGTCGACGCGGACGGGTCGTCGGTCGCGGTCACCGACGGATCGGGCGGGAGCGCGGTCGAAGCCGCCCCCGGCGAGACGGTCGCGGTGACGGTCGGCGCGAACGCGTCGAACGTGAGCGCCTACCAGGCCAATCTCACCTTCGACCCCGACGTCGTGCGGATCGTGTCGGTGTCGGGGACCGACGACTTCGACGACCCCGTCGCCAACGTCGACAACGAGAGCGGCTGGGTCGCGTTCAACCAGTACCGGTCCTCGAACGCCACCGATCCGCGGCTCGCGACGGTGACGCTAGAACTCGTCGGCGGCGCCGGGAACGAGACGACGCTCGCGTTCGCGGAGTCCGATACGAAACTCGCAGACGACGCGGCCCGGGAGCTGGGCATCGACGGGTACGGCGATCTGACCGTCATCGTCGAATCCGATTCGAGCGGTGACGGCGGAGAGGGGAGCGACGGTGGCGACGGTAGTGACGGCGGCGATGGTGGTGACGGCGGTGACGATGGTAGCGGCGGCAGCGATGGTGGTGACGGCGGTGACGATGGTAGTGACGGTAGCGACGGTGGCGACGGCGGTGACGGCGGTGACGATGGTAGTGACGGTAGCGACGGTGGCGACGGCAGCGACGGTGGCGACGGCAGCGACGGTGGCGACGGCGGCGACGGCGGGTCAGGAAACGATGGCGATAACGACGGCGGCGATGACGACGGAGGCAACGGCGGCGGGAGTCCGGGCGGCGGAGCGAGCGGTGGGGGGACGAGCGGGGGAAGCGCCGGTGCCGATGAGAACGACGAGGCGCCCGAAGGTCCCCCGCGCGTCGCCGCTCACACCGCATCGATGAACGGCGAGGCGTCTATCGTGACGACGTTCGACGGGATCAGCCCGACGATCGAGCGCGTCGAACTCCTGTTCGAGGCGGCCGTCTCCGGCGAGTACGTCACGACGGAGTTCGAACGGCTTCCGACCGACCTCGCAGACTCCAGGGGCGACGCCGACGACGTCCTCACCGTGATCGAGTTCGGCGCGCCGGACGGGTCCGAGGACGCGCCGGCGGAGCTGGTCCTCGCGCTCAATCGGAGCGCGGTCGACGCGTCCGATCAGAGCGTCGACGGCCTGCGGATCGAGCGCTACGACGAGGCGACCGGACAGTGGGTAGGGGTCGACGCGGCGGTCGACGGTTCGGACGAGGCGACCGTGACGCTCACCGCCGCTCCGTCACGCCTCGGCTGGGTCGTCGTTTCGGCGGGGAATTCGTCCCGGACGGACGCCGCGGCCGACCCCGCGAACGGTACCTCGGCCGGATCGGACGGAGATGCGGACGGCACGGCCGAGGGCTCCGACGCGACGAACGGGACGGTTGGCGACGCCGACGGAAAGAACGGGGCGGCGGACAGCTCCGACGGAACGACGGGCGACTCTGGCACGACAGCGGGCGACTCCGGAGCGACGAGCGACTCGTCTACCGAGGGTCCCGGCGTCACCCAGTCGGAGGTGCCGGGATTCGGCGTGACGAGCGTCCTCGCCGCCGGCGCGCTGCTGTACGGGTTCCTCCGTTTCGGACGCCGGACGCGATAGCCGCGGCTCGGGAGGCGTTCGGTCGTCCGAGACGACGGCCGCGGCGAGACGAGATCCCTCGTCAGTTCCGTTCGAGTCCGTCAGTCGGCGGTGTGGGCCTGCTTCCGATCGGGGAGGGATTCGATACGCTCGACGATCTCGCGGTCGATCCCCTCCGCGTTCCAGTCCGCGGTGCGCGGAATCCACGCCTGATAGGTGTCGACCTCCTCGAACAGCTGCCGGAACGCGTCCTCCTCGGCCTCGACCACCTCCTCCAGCTGGTCGGCGAAGGAGGGTCCGGGACAGAGCGCGTCGTACGCCAGGAAGTACTCCTCGAGGAGCTCGTTCCACTCGTAGTAGCTGATCGCGTTGACCTCCGTCACCATCCGCTCGGCCGACAGTTCCTCGACCGAGACGTGGTCCTCGTTCGGCGCCGCCCTGAGAGCGACGACGTTGTCCACCGTCGACTCCGGGACGTGTTCCGAGCGCGGAAATATCTCCGAGACGTCCGTGAACTCCCGGCCCTGCTCTGCGAGGAACCTCTCGCTGAGGAAGCTGATACCCTTATGAACGACGCTGTCGCCCGCGTTCACGTTCACCTCGATGAACTGGCTCACCTCGTCGCGGATCTTGTCCTGGACGTCGTCGTGTTCGACCTCGATCTCGGGGAACGATCGGATGTTGTACGGCTGGAGATTCACCGACAGCGGGTAGCCGAGAGCGGTTCCGTCCGTGCCGACCCACAGGCGATCGTCGGAGAGGTACCCCGCTCCCTCCCGCAACAGCGAGAGGAGGGTGTTCGTCTTCCCGCCGCCGCGCCAGGCGGGGAACAGCGTCGTCTCCCCGTTCAGCTCGATTCCGGACGCGTGAACGAGCGCCCGCCCCTCCTTCGCGAGCTCCTGTCTGATCCGGAACTCGACGGGATACGTCGCCTTGAACGGCTCCCAGTTCGGCGACACGTAGATGTGGTCCCACCCCGGTTCGACCGCCATGAAGTTCGAGCCGCTCCGAACGACGAACCGATCGCCGGTCCAGCCGTAGTGGTCGGAGGGGTCGCCGAGGACCGCGTCGAGCTCCGGCTCCTCCGTCGTCCGCTCGACCACGACGTCCGGCTCGCGTCCCGGGTCTTCGACCTCGAAGTGGTCGAACATCGTGTAGAACTGCTGAGTGGAGCGCCCGCCATCTCCGCGAACCTCTAGCAGCACCGATCCGAAGAAGTCGTAGTAGTGTCGTCTCATCACTACGGCGCTCCGATCAGGTAGCTGGGTCGAGGCAACGTCACGTGCGACTGTTCGCCGAATCGTATTCTTCGAAACATCTGACACGAACCAGACCGTATTCTACCGAGTTTGTTATATAGCGTCTATACCGCTCGGGTGGAATCGGATCAAGCCATAGCAGCGTATTAAGCCGTGATCGTCGAAAACGCGGCCGTGGCCGTCAGTCATCCGTTCGAGATCGGTACTGAGGGAGAGCGTCGCGTTCCCGCACGCTCGCCCGCGCGCTCCGCTCGCGCTCGTCGGCCGGATAGGTACGGAATAACAATCACCCCGTCAGTCGTGGTCACCACCATCCACTCGAGAGACAGATCGACCGATCGCGGGAAATTGGACCCATGCCTGAACTCAGCGTAATCGTCCCCACCCTCAAGCCGAGAGACGAGATCGAGTCCGTCGCGAGGCTCGAACGACACGAGTTCACCGACTACGAGGTGCTCGTCCAGGACGAGAATTCGGCGACGAAGGCCAGAAACGAGGGGATCCGGCGGGCGAGCGCGGAGAAGCTCGTGTTCCTCGACGACGACTCGCTGCCAGTCGAGGGGTACCTCGAACGGGTCTCCGACCTGTTAGAGCGCGAAGCCGTCGTGACGGGGAAGATAATTCACCCGCACAACGACGTCATCGAGCGGTTCACGAGCCACTACGACATGGGATCGAAGCCCCGCTACGTCACTCGGTTTTGGGGCTGCAACGCGGCCTGCAGAAAGGAGGTGTTCGACGACGCCGGGATGTGGAACGAGGCGATTACGTGGGGCCACGAGGAGAAAGAACTCGCCGAGCGGATACTGAACCACTACCCGATCTACTACGACCCCGAACTGCTCGTGTATCACGTCTACGCCGACTCAGTGGTCGACTACTGGCGCAAGCAGTACAAGCTGGAGCTACAGACGCCGTACCTCTGGGAGCAGGACGGCGTCCCCTCGTCTCGTCAGTACTTCCGGACGCTGCAAACGGTGGTGAACCCGATGAACTACGTGGGGTTCTCGCCGAAGCACACGCTCGTTCGGTCGGGCGGGAACCTGATGCGGTTCGCGGGCCGCGCGGTCGGGATAGCCCGGCGGTCGGGCGCCGAGGAGTAACGCCATCGCGTCCCGAGAGGCGACCGCCTACCGGCGCGCCGCGGCGAGAACGTCCTCATTCCGGTCGGGCTACTCCATGTACCCCAATCCCCGCAGCCGGTCCTCGACCTCGTCGAAGTCGCCGTCGACCTCCCCTTGCGGCTCTCCGGCGTCGTACTCCGCGGTCCGGACGGGCCTCTCCGCGGCGGGCGATCCGGCCGCGAGTATCTCCTCGATCACGCCGCCGTCGGCGTGCGACGGCACCGGGCGATCGAGCAGGTGCAGGAGAGTCGGGACGAGGTCGACGGCCGAGGCGTCCGCCGGCCGCGACTCCGCCTCGATACCGGGGCCGTGCGCGAAGAAGATCCCCTCCGATTCGTGGTCCGCGGCCTTCTGCGGGACGGTGAACGGCTCGTCGGCGAACTGCCAGTTGACCGTGTAGCCCTCGATCGACTCGATCAGGAGGTCCGGTTCGAGCGTGTCGCCGTCGGCGGACGCTTCGTGACCGGGACCGTCCGCGTCGGGCTTTTCGTCGCCGGTTCCGTCTGCACCGGCCCTCCCGCGGTCGGGGTCAACCACGACGAGCGGCCGGTCGCCCGTCTCCGGGTCCCGGACGTTCTCGAGGAGTTCCGTCACCCGGCGTTTGACCGCCGGGACCTCCGAGGGGGGAACGGTCCCCGACGCGAACCGTTCGGTGTCGTTGACGTAGACGCTCCCGAGCCCGTGGAGGAACGCCTCGGTGTGCGAGAAGTCGGCGTCGTACAGCGCGTGGTCGCCGGGAATACGGGTCGCCGCCTGGCTGATCAGTCCCTCGGGGAGGTATCGAACCAGCGTCCCCTCGTCGACGCCGACCCGCTTCAACGCCGCGAGCACGTCGTCTTTATCGAAGCCGACGGTAGACATGACGCCCCGCACTCCCCCCTGCTCCTGCCGCGCGATGAGCCCCTCTCGACGGAGGATCTCGTTGACGTTCACCTGGCGGGAGACGGGGCCGAAACCGTGGTCCGAGACGACGAAGAGGACGGCGCCGGCCTCCTCGCACCGCTCGACGACTTCGGCCAGCAGGTCGTCGAGCTCCTCGTAGTGCGCCTTGAGCACCGCCTCGTCCCAGATGAGATGTTGGAGTCGATCGGGCGCGGTGTACACGAAAAAGGAGAGCGTCCAGTCGGTCCGTTCGAGGAGGACCCGCATGAGCTCTCGACGGTCCGACAGCATACCGTCGAGCGCGTCGAGGAACGCCTCCCGCCGGCCGAAGTACTCCTTCCAGTCCAGCCCGATCTCGTAGTCGGGGATCCGACGGTCGATCGCCGCCCCGAGCTCCGGGGGGTACGTGAACGCCGAGGCGTCCTCCGGCGTCATCATCCCGGTGGCCATCTCGCCGTCGAACTCCCGAGCGGGGAACGTCATCGGGACGTTGCCGACGACGGCCGGCGAGACGATGTCCCAGATCGCCGGTCGGCTCCGGTCCGCGCCCGTGTTCGGGCGCTGCCCGTACCGGCGGTTCAGCTTCATGAACTCGAACAGCCCGTGGCCGGCGGGGTCACAGCCGGTCGCTATCGACGGCCACGCGACCGGCGTGTTGGCCGGAACCGTACTCGCGAACGGTCCCGCGGCGCCCTCCCGCCGGAGCCGCTCGAACGTCGGGAGGTCCCCCTCGTCCATCCACTTCTCGACCAGCGACCACGGGACGCCGTCCAGTCCGAGGACGAACGCCCGTTCCGGCTCGGACGCGGTCATCGCTGCACCGCTCCGGGGGAACGCGTCGCCGTCGTGCGGCGTCGATCGGCGGGCGTCGAACGGGGACTCCGATAGTCGGGCGTCGGTCGCGGGGGCCGATAGCCGTCACGTCTCTCGCGGGCGCGCTCGCTCCGCCCTGCGCCGAGTGGGTCCATAGCTGTCACGTCCCTACCGCCTTCGACCACATTGTTACTCCCGACCTATCGGACGGAACCGGGCGCGCGGCCGACGGAGCAAGAGGGCCAGCGGCCGGCGGAGAGAGCGGCCGGCCGCAGACGGGGAGAGACTCAGAGGTACCCCAAGTCCTCCAGCTGTTTCGCCATCTCCGGGCTGAAATCGGCGGTCCGTTCCCGGGAGTCGCCCGGCGCGCCGTGCGTCGCGAGCCACGAGTCGGTCTCGCCGGCCAGGCGCTCGGCGACGTCGGGCGCCGACTCGGAGACGTCGGCGGACTCGTCGGGCAGCCGAAAGAGGTCCGCGCGATCGTCGCCGCGCTGGTACCGGTGCTCCGTCGTCCGGGCGCTGGTGACGACTCCGGTGAGGAACCGACTCGCGTCGAACGACGGGTTATGCCGGCGGAGCTCCTCGATCTTCGTCGCGCTTCGCGGTTCGCCGCGCTGGGTGAACGCGACCGCTCTGGGGTCGGTCCGGATGTCCCGTCCGATCGGGACCGGCACGTCCAGTCCGAGCTCCGCGACGATCGTCCGCATCACGTCGGCGTGTTGGACGACGCCCGAATGATCGCCGGAGAGGCCGTCCAGCCCCGCGACGACGAGCGGGACGTTCGTGACCGCCGTATGCGTCGACAGCATGTGCGCGAGCAGCCCCTCCTCGCCGAAGAACTCGCCGTGGTCGGCGGTGACGACGATTATCGGGTCGTCGAGCTCGGTCCGGGCCGTCTCGACGATGGACTCGGCGACGGCGTCGACGTACGCCAGCGACGTGTCGTACATCACGTCGATCGCGTTCCACGTCTCCGCGTCGAACGGGAGCCCGTTAGCGATGTGTTCGTGGATCCGATCGGACATGTCGAGCGACGCGGCGAGGGCCCGATCCATCGACGCGTCGAGGTCGTCCTCGAACCGGTCGCGCCAGCCCTTCGGCGGGTAGTACGGGTGGTGGCTGTCGCCGAGGTGCGCGTAGAGGAAGAGCGGGTCGTCGCCGCCGGACGCCCGGCGGACGTGGCGGCTCGCCAGCGCGTCGATCATGTAGCCCGTGCTGTGTTTCCTCGTGTCGGTCGTCCAGCCGGCCGAGTGGCGCCGGAGGTTCAGGAAGTACTTCGCGAGGATACGCGGACCGACCTGTTCGAGGAGCTGGTCTTTGCCGAGGTAGTGGAAGCGCTCGAACCCGCGGTCGAGACCGGTCGCGGCGCTCACCTGTGCGATCGGGGAGACGCCGACCGTCCGGTAGCCCGCGTCGCGAAGCCCCTCCGGGATCGTCGGGATGTCGTCCGAGAGCGCGAGCTCAGTCGACCACGTCCGGTGATTCGAGGGGGCGCGGCCGGTCAGGATCGACGTCGACGACGGCCGGGTCCAGACGGCGTGAGTGGTGCAGTTCTCGAACGCAGCGCTGTCGTCCTCGCTCGCGAGCCGGTCGAGGAACGGCGTCGTGTCGCGCTCGTGGCCGCCGACGGACGTCCGGTCGTACCGGACGCTCTCGAGCGTGAGCCACACGATGTCCCGGTCGGGCATTGGGACACACCAGGTCGCAGGCGCGTTTAATTCATGACTCGCTAACCGGCCCGTTCCCGAGCGAACCGGCCGGGAACGCCGTCGTCGAGACGTCGATTTCGATCGGGTATCGCAGCGATCGAGGGGGCCAGAACGCCAGCAAACCGGAGCGACTACGGACCGGCTTACGACCGGATTAACCGCTCGAGGCGCTCCGCGAGCGCTTCGTCGCACTCCGCGAGCGCGTCGTTTCCGACCCCGACCCCGAGGCGAACGCCGCGGTCCGGCTGGGGGACACCGATCCGATGCCGGCGGCGGTATCGAGTCGATAACGAAGTACCGAGTCGGTTTACCGAGACGGAATGAGCGACGAGCGCACGGTGAGCGTCGTGCTTCCGACGTACGGCCGCCCGGAGTACTTCGAGGAGGCGGTCGACAGCGTCGCGAGTCAGACGTACCCAGCGGTGGAGCTGGTCGTCGTCGACGACTGCTCCCCCGAGCCGGTGGCGCCCCTGCTCGACGGAGTCGACACCGCGGGTATCGACGTCACGCTCGTCCGGCACGCGGAGAACCGCGGGGCCTGTGCCGCCCGGAACACGGGCATCGACGAGGCCGGCGGGGAGTTCGTCGCGTTCATCGACGACGACGACGTCTGGCTGGAGACGAAACTCGAACGCCAGGTCGAGGTC comes from the Halorubrum depositum genome and includes:
- a CDS encoding cohesin domain-containing protein, which gives rise to MTRRIGVGGLRHATVVVVTTALLLGAALSGATVGVVDADGSSVAVTDGSGGSAVEAAPGETVAVTVGANASNVSAYQANLTFDPDVVRIVSVSGTDDFDDPVANVDNESGWVAFNQYRSSNATDPRLATVTLELVGGAGNETTLAFAESDTKLADDAARELGIDGYGDLTVIVESDSSGDGGEGSDGGDGSDGGDGGDGGDDGSGGSDGGDGGDDGSDGSDGGDGGDGGDDGSDGSDGGDGSDGGDGSDGGDGGDGGSGNDGDNDGGDDDGGNGGGSPGGGASGGGTSGGSAGADENDEAPEGPPRVAAHTASMNGEASIVTTFDGISPTIERVELLFEAAVSGEYVTTEFERLPTDLADSRGDADDVLTVIEFGAPDGSEDAPAELVLALNRSAVDASDQSVDGLRIERYDEATGQWVGVDAAVDGSDEATVTLTAAPSRLGWVVVSAGNSSRTDAAADPANGTSAGSDGDADGTAEGSDATNGTVGDADGKNGAADSSDGTTGDSGTTAGDSGATSDSSTEGPGVTQSEVPGFGVTSVLAAGALLYGFLRFGRRTR
- a CDS encoding alkaline phosphatase family protein, with translation MTASEPERAFVLGLDGVPWSLVEKWMDEGDLPTFERLRREGAAGPFASTVPANTPVAWPSIATGCDPAGHGLFEFMKLNRRYGQRPNTGADRSRPAIWDIVSPAVVGNVPMTFPAREFDGEMATGMMTPEDASAFTYPPELGAAIDRRIPDYEIGLDWKEYFGRREAFLDALDGMLSDRRELMRVLLERTDWTLSFFVYTAPDRLQHLIWDEAVLKAHYEELDDLLAEVVERCEEAGAVLFVVSDHGFGPVSRQVNVNEILRREGLIARQEQGGVRGVMSTVGFDKDDVLAALKRVGVDEGTLVRYLPEGLISQAATRIPGDHALYDADFSHTEAFLHGLGSVYVNDTERFASGTVPPSEVPAVKRRVTELLENVRDPETGDRPLVVVDPDRGRAGADGTGDEKPDADGPGHEASADGDTLEPDLLIESIEGYTVNWQFADEPFTVPQKAADHESEGIFFAHGPGIEAESRPADASAVDLVPTLLHLLDRPVPSHADGGVIEEILAAGSPAAERPVRTAEYDAGEPQGEVDGDFDEVEDRLRGLGYME
- a CDS encoding glycosyltransferase family 2 protein codes for the protein MPELSVIVPTLKPRDEIESVARLERHEFTDYEVLVQDENSATKARNEGIRRASAEKLVFLDDDSLPVEGYLERVSDLLEREAVVTGKIIHPHNDVIERFTSHYDMGSKPRYVTRFWGCNAACRKEVFDDAGMWNEAITWGHEEKELAERILNHYPIYYDPELLVYHVYADSVVDYWRKQYKLELQTPYLWEQDGVPSSRQYFRTLQTVVNPMNYVGFSPKHTLVRSGGNLMRFAGRAVGIARRSGAEE
- a CDS encoding sulfatase, which codes for MPDRDIVWLTLESVRYDRTSVGGHERDTTPFLDRLASEDDSAAFENCTTHAVWTRPSSTSILTGRAPSNHRTWSTELALSDDIPTIPEGLRDAGYRTVGVSPIAQVSAATGLDRGFERFHYLGKDQLLEQVGPRILAKYFLNLRRHSAGWTTDTRKHSTGYMIDALASRHVRRASGGDDPLFLYAHLGDSHHPYYPPKGWRDRFEDDLDASMDRALAASLDMSDRIHEHIANGLPFDAETWNAIDVMYDTSLAYVDAVAESIVETARTELDDPIIVVTADHGEFFGEEGLLAHMLSTHTAVTNVPLVVAGLDGLSGDHSGVVQHADVMRTIVAELGLDVPVPIGRDIRTDPRAVAFTQRGEPRSATKIEELRRHNPSFDASRFLTGVVTSARTTEHRYQRGDDRADLFRLPDESADVSESAPDVAERLAGETDSWLATHGAPGDSRERTADFSPEMAKQLEDLGYL